A genomic segment from Actinoplanes sichuanensis encodes:
- a CDS encoding acyltransferase family protein, whose amino-acid sequence MSTETRDRDAAAPTPAPSPAAQAVSPPAARLRWLDALRGIAVLAVVYEHFAAYLFPGVKQATVQWVHAGTFGVTLFFLVSGYIVPASIERRGSLRHFWIGRLFRLYPAFLITIVGAAGVAQVASRPGVPDDLFDKTTTTVLGHLTMLQDILGVANVQYQFWTLTYEMLFYLIVTVVFVFGVHRFSAEIALLLSAAAIALGSVLPVRAFAGDPLALRNLVLITGLVLLIGVTAVSSKRRAIVVAGAVLLGSGVVALLGGNQAKGGWEGFVILAVMFTGTALYRAEQGQIAKWRAVPAVVAVLTATVIGTYGYGNMWNMVGKFPADRSWTGGLLLAFVFFALGMALRHKPVPGWLSWIGAISYSVYLLHYLVLALAGDLLRGSVEEPLPLKLALTVGYLSAVLLVSWLCYRAVELPFQSMGRKLSKRLDAGAPKPPSAPA is encoded by the coding sequence GTGTCGACCGAAACCCGCGACCGGGACGCCGCTGCCCCCACTCCGGCCCCCTCCCCCGCTGCTCAGGCCGTGAGTCCGCCGGCCGCCCGCCTGCGTTGGCTGGACGCTCTGCGGGGCATCGCGGTGCTCGCCGTGGTCTACGAGCACTTCGCCGCGTACCTGTTCCCGGGTGTGAAACAGGCCACTGTCCAGTGGGTGCACGCCGGCACCTTCGGTGTGACGCTCTTCTTCCTGGTCAGCGGCTACATCGTGCCCGCCTCGATCGAGCGGCGGGGCAGTCTCCGGCACTTCTGGATCGGCCGGCTGTTCCGGCTCTACCCGGCGTTCCTGATCACCATCGTCGGCGCTGCGGGCGTGGCCCAGGTGGCGTCCCGGCCGGGCGTCCCGGACGACCTGTTCGACAAGACGACGACCACCGTCCTGGGGCATCTGACCATGCTGCAGGACATCCTCGGGGTGGCGAACGTCCAGTACCAGTTCTGGACCCTCACCTACGAGATGCTGTTCTACCTGATCGTCACGGTGGTGTTCGTCTTCGGCGTGCATCGGTTCAGCGCCGAGATCGCGCTGCTGCTGTCGGCGGCCGCGATCGCGCTGGGTTCGGTGCTGCCGGTCCGGGCGTTCGCCGGTGACCCCCTCGCGCTGCGCAACCTGGTCCTGATCACCGGCCTGGTCCTGCTGATCGGGGTGACCGCGGTCAGCAGCAAGCGGCGGGCGATCGTGGTGGCGGGCGCGGTGCTGCTCGGTTCGGGCGTGGTCGCGCTGCTCGGCGGCAACCAGGCCAAGGGCGGCTGGGAGGGTTTCGTCATCCTCGCCGTGATGTTCACCGGCACCGCGCTGTACCGCGCCGAGCAGGGCCAGATCGCCAAGTGGCGGGCGGTCCCGGCGGTGGTCGCGGTGCTCACGGCGACGGTCATCGGCACGTACGGCTACGGCAACATGTGGAACATGGTCGGCAAGTTCCCGGCCGACCGTTCGTGGACCGGCGGCCTGCTGCTCGCCTTCGTGTTCTTCGCCCTCGGCATGGCGCTGCGCCACAAGCCGGTGCCGGGCTGGCTGTCCTGGATCGGCGCGATCAGCTACTCGGTCTACCTGCTGCACTACCTGGTGCTAGCGCTCGCCGGTGACCTGCTGCGCGGCAGCGTCGAGGAGCCGCTGCCGCTGAAGCTGGCGCTGACCGTGGGTTACCTTTCGGCGGTGCTGCTGGTCAGCTGGCTCTGCTACCGGGCGGTCGAACTGCCGTTCCAGTCGATGGGCCGCAAACTGTCCAAGCGGCTCGACGCGGGCGCCCCGAAACCGCCGAGCGCCCCGGCGTAG
- the typA gene encoding translational GTPase TypA, protein MQTRTDLRNVAIIAHVDHGKTTLVDAMLRQGSQSHARGEMADRVMDSMDLEREKGITILAKNTAISYQPAEGEAVTINIIDTPGHADFGGEVERGLTMVDGVALLVDASEGPLPQTRFVLRKALAAKLPIILIINKVDRPDARIKEVVDETYELFLDLDANESQIDFPIVYACARDGIASLTQPKDGTVPEDSDSLDVLFSTILETIPAPKFHEDAPLQAHVVNLDASPFLGRLALCRVHEGTIRKGQTVAWCKTDGTISNVRISELLVTEGLERKPAESAGPGDIIALAGIPEIMIGETLADAENPIPLPLITVDEPAISMVIGTNTSPLVGKVKGAKVTARMVKDRLDKELIGNVSLRVLNTDRPDAWEVQGRGELALAILVEQMRRENYELTVGKPQVVTKTINGKVHEPVERLTIDAPDEYMGAITQLLSTRKGRMEELINHGTGWLRMEWLVPARGLIGFRTEFLTETRGTGIMHHLFEAYEPWFGELRTRQNGSLVADRAGAVTAFAMINIQERGQLFVEPATEVYEGMIVGENSRDDDMDVNITKEKKLTNMRAASADNTEKVIPPRKLSLEQSLEFCREDECVEVTPSAVRIRKVVLDATTRGRAAARRKHQ, encoded by the coding sequence ATGCAGACCCGCACCGACCTACGCAACGTCGCCATCATCGCTCACGTCGACCATGGCAAAACCACCCTGGTCGACGCCATGCTGCGCCAGGGCAGCCAGTCCCACGCGCGTGGCGAGATGGCCGACCGCGTCATGGACTCCATGGACCTGGAGCGGGAAAAGGGCATCACCATTCTCGCCAAGAACACGGCGATCAGCTACCAGCCCGCCGAGGGCGAAGCCGTCACCATCAACATCATCGACACCCCCGGCCACGCCGACTTCGGCGGTGAGGTCGAGCGCGGCCTCACCATGGTCGACGGTGTCGCCCTCCTCGTCGACGCCTCCGAGGGCCCGCTCCCGCAGACCCGCTTCGTGCTGCGCAAGGCGCTCGCCGCCAAGCTGCCGATCATCCTGATCATCAACAAGGTCGACCGGCCGGACGCGCGCATCAAAGAGGTCGTCGACGAGACCTACGAGCTGTTCCTCGACCTCGACGCCAACGAGTCGCAGATCGACTTCCCGATCGTCTACGCCTGCGCCCGCGACGGCATCGCCTCGCTGACCCAGCCCAAGGACGGCACCGTCCCGGAGGACAGCGACTCCCTCGATGTGCTGTTCAGCACCATCCTGGAGACCATTCCGGCGCCGAAGTTCCACGAGGACGCCCCGCTGCAGGCGCACGTCGTGAACCTCGACGCCTCGCCGTTCCTCGGCCGTCTCGCGCTCTGCCGCGTCCACGAGGGCACCATCCGCAAGGGCCAGACCGTCGCCTGGTGCAAGACCGACGGCACCATCAGCAACGTGCGCATCTCCGAGCTGCTGGTCACCGAGGGCCTGGAGCGCAAGCCCGCCGAGAGCGCCGGCCCCGGCGACATCATCGCCCTCGCCGGCATCCCGGAGATCATGATCGGCGAGACCCTCGCCGACGCGGAGAACCCGATTCCGCTCCCGCTGATCACCGTCGACGAGCCGGCCATCTCCATGGTCATCGGCACCAACACCTCGCCGCTGGTCGGCAAGGTCAAGGGCGCCAAGGTCACCGCCCGGATGGTCAAGGACCGCCTCGACAAGGAGCTCATCGGCAACGTGTCGCTGCGCGTCCTCAACACCGACCGCCCCGACGCCTGGGAGGTCCAGGGCCGTGGTGAGCTGGCTCTCGCCATCCTGGTCGAGCAGATGCGCCGGGAGAATTACGAGCTCACCGTCGGCAAGCCGCAGGTCGTCACCAAGACCATCAACGGCAAGGTGCACGAGCCGGTCGAGCGTCTCACCATCGACGCGCCCGACGAGTACATGGGCGCCATCACCCAGCTGCTCTCCACCCGCAAGGGCCGGATGGAAGAGCTGATCAACCACGGCACCGGGTGGCTCCGCATGGAGTGGCTCGTCCCCGCCCGCGGCCTGATCGGCTTCCGGACCGAGTTCCTCACCGAGACCCGCGGCACCGGCATCATGCACCACCTGTTCGAGGCCTACGAGCCGTGGTTCGGCGAGCTGCGCACCCGCCAGAACGGTTCGCTCGTCGCCGACCGGGCCGGCGCCGTCACCGCCTTCGCGATGATCAACATCCAGGAGCGCGGGCAGCTCTTCGTCGAGCCCGCCACCGAGGTCTACGAAGGCATGATCGTCGGCGAGAACTCCCGCGACGACGACATGGACGTCAACATCACCAAGGAGAAGAAGCTCACCAACATGCGTGCGGCCAGCGCGGACAACACCGAGAAGGTGATCCCGCCGCGCAAGCTGTCCCTGGAGCAGTCCCTCGAGTTCTGCCGCGAGGACGAGTGCGTCGAGGTCACCCCGTCCGCCGTGCGGATCCGCAAGGTGGTTCTGGACGCCACCACCCGCGGTCGTGCCGCCGCTCGCCGCAAGCACCAGTAA
- a CDS encoding uL11 family ribosomal protein translates to MPPKKKTHEVTLALEAGNAAMVDLGKMLGPTGANMRAVKVEYDEATAKNRGEIIPVIVSVYEDRSHTLAYKTPPTSFLIRKSLGIQSGAANPLTTTVGTLSAQQVKEIAERKLVDLNANDLEAAIKIVSGTARSMGVKVAS, encoded by the coding sequence ATGCCTCCCAAGAAGAAGACCCATGAGGTAACCCTCGCGCTTGAGGCGGGTAACGCCGCGATGGTCGACCTCGGTAAGATGCTCGGCCCGACCGGTGCCAACATGCGCGCCGTCAAGGTCGAGTACGACGAGGCCACCGCGAAGAACCGGGGCGAGATCATCCCGGTCATCGTGTCGGTCTACGAGGACCGCAGCCACACGCTGGCCTACAAGACGCCGCCGACCAGCTTCCTCATCCGGAAGAGCCTGGGCATCCAGTCCGGCGCCGCCAACCCGCTCACCACGACCGTCGGCACCCTCAGTGCCCAGCAGGTCAAGGAGATCGCGGAGCGCAAGCTGGTGGACCTCAACGCGAACGACCTCGAGGCCGCGATCAAGATCGTGTCCGGCACCGCCCGTTCCATGGGTGTCAAGGTCGCTTCCTGA
- a CDS encoding TerC family protein translates to MSAWVWVATLVALVAVLAVDLLIIGRRPHEPSMKEAGGWVAFYVGLAVVFGIGVWLTAGGQAAGEFYTGWLTEYSLSVDNLFVFVIIMARFAVPRHLQQKVLLIGIVLALVMRGIFIAAGAALITQFSWVFYIFGAFLVYTAITLVKGEDEDEEFKENILIRWAKRALPLSSEFGDGRFSVVTEAGKRLFTPMLIVMIAIGTTDLIFALDSIPAIFGITKEPYLVFTANVFALMGLRQLFFLLGGLLERLVYLNIGLAVVLAFIGVKLVLEALHTNSLSFINGGEGFHWAPEIPIWLSLLVILGTLAVATVASLMKTSRDKKKELASQ, encoded by the coding sequence ATTTCTGCATGGGTGTGGGTCGCCACCCTGGTCGCGCTGGTCGCGGTTCTCGCCGTCGATCTGCTCATCATCGGGCGACGACCGCACGAGCCCAGCATGAAGGAAGCCGGCGGGTGGGTCGCGTTCTACGTGGGCCTCGCCGTGGTCTTCGGTATCGGGGTCTGGCTCACCGCCGGTGGCCAGGCGGCGGGTGAGTTCTACACCGGCTGGCTCACCGAGTATTCGCTGAGTGTCGACAATCTCTTCGTCTTCGTGATCATCATGGCCCGGTTCGCCGTGCCCCGGCACCTTCAGCAGAAGGTGCTGCTGATCGGCATCGTGCTGGCCCTCGTCATGCGTGGCATCTTCATCGCCGCCGGCGCCGCGCTGATCACACAGTTCTCCTGGGTGTTCTACATCTTCGGCGCGTTCCTGGTCTACACGGCGATCACGCTGGTGAAGGGCGAGGACGAGGACGAGGAGTTCAAGGAGAACATCCTGATCCGCTGGGCCAAGCGGGCCCTGCCGCTCTCCTCCGAGTTCGGCGACGGCCGGTTCAGCGTCGTCACGGAAGCGGGTAAGCGCCTCTTCACTCCGATGCTCATCGTGATGATCGCGATCGGCACCACGGACCTGATCTTCGCGCTCGACTCGATCCCGGCGATCTTCGGTATCACCAAGGAGCCGTACCTGGTCTTCACCGCGAACGTTTTCGCGCTGATGGGCCTGCGTCAGCTGTTCTTCCTGCTCGGCGGTCTCCTGGAGCGCCTCGTCTACCTCAACATCGGCTTGGCCGTGGTGCTGGCCTTCATCGGCGTGAAGCTGGTCCTGGAGGCCCTGCACACCAACAGCCTGTCGTTCATCAACGGCGGCGAGGGCTTCCACTGGGCGCCCGAGATCCCGATCTGGCTCTCTCTGCTGGTGATCCTCGGAACCCTGGCCGTGGCCACGGTGGCCAGCCTGATGAAGACGTCTCGTGACAAGAAGAAGGAGCTGGCCAGCCAGTAA
- a CDS encoding sensor histidine kinase: protein MGEVMLYRSERTQVLRRSSADRHETLICKRATGPGAVRRIRHEQEVLGHLAGIPGVPRLAATQSRQTLILKDDGGTPLDRGRLAVPLLLKIAADLAVTLAAVHRAGVVHRDVTPANVVLAGRSVLIDFDLALLGRPEADEPDGPVGTLGYLAPEQTGRIGPAVDSRADLYGLGATLYTLAVGEPPFTGDDPLELVRDTLVRPPVPVAQRRSGLPPRFSEIIMRLLEKDPGRRYQSADGLAHDLTRCRTGPDTGWELGERDFPAFLEPPSELIGREPEIGALTAALDGAMRDGAPAVLISGPPGIGKTALARCLRPVITARGGWFADGRFDQFRTGTDTAGITRALRALTRLLLAAPEPEVADARQRILAALGANVSIARAAIPEMTDLLGTGDRPPPGDPVTARARTSATAVTLLRAFAERHRIVFVLDDLQWASSGSLHVLDAILADGPIPGLLMVLAYRDGLPVDRWLRAGTAAPPIRVGGLGPRDTAALVATVLRMPPESAAGLSALVRAGSDGSPYATVELLNALRADGLLRPSDEGWRWDDTEVRAFVSRHQLAQLPGRRLAQQAPGGRRRYAALACLGGEVTVGLLAVATGTPEADLERHVDRAVSDGFVLRAGDSVRFRYDLVLQAARECLPDTEREHLQLSMARRLAADFPQAAAEQYLAAAALVESPAERRAAAALLHDAARRTIRLTNYPIAVDLLDAAERLLAGAGDDRARDAVALDRHLTYYCLGRLDDADLVYRELAGRSPDLVTLTEATAIQINVMSQRNQIPAAYALGLDVLSRFGIEPPDDPEPVLRREVGILRDGLGDLEHAAETTVPWVLAAGRLINRLLVPAYLLGPIEHSWMLLQAYRLWRTEGVCPPVIGAAGSVICATISLFDDYRTGYRLSRHVVTVGREHGWPAETAIARYMYVCLAAHWFEPLEDLVEPAQANRDALLAAGDVQVAGLLSARLAAIVLDTADALETVAEEIATGLGVAERTGNRIAVFSLTSYRDLVRAARGQEPVDEEPILTYPPATAAHHVNRALGALFRQDDTALAEHAAAAMQLSEAIRGFYASALARVLHCLSLATRLRDGDTGVTDELTDTRDWLARRSADAPRNFRPLLHLVDAERAWARGDPDSAARHFDAGLHEVAGRPWHRAVLAERAARFHLERGLTHTAHRLLAEARDTYRAWGAAAPADRLESWYPFLRATEITASGSASGADRIDLMAILRASRALNSATSLAGLEEQVGDVLSAMTGATHVRLAGPSGAGFDSALRYVRRTRRPLLVADACVDDRFARDPHLAGLEACALLAVPVPSRDADGAVLVLENHRQGGVFSTDRLEAVRLIAGQLAVALDNALLYDSLEDTVRARTADLEAANQLKADLIGMLGHEINNPLAMILGNLDLTLSEEELPDEVRDVITRVHRTTERLATIVQEVLDLVSVDAGRLTATPAPVPVADHIEAALTATATGPVPVTCPRDLIAMVQPSHLDQILTNLISNAAKYGGGASEVVARGGGSTVTIEIHDQGPGVPPEFRGRLFDRFARASATAAKVAGTGLGLYIVRELARANNGDVEYHPGAHGGSTFTVRLRPLPH, encoded by the coding sequence GTGGGCGAGGTCATGCTCTATCGCAGCGAACGGACGCAGGTCCTTCGCCGGAGCTCCGCCGACCGCCACGAGACCCTGATCTGCAAACGTGCCACCGGGCCCGGTGCGGTCCGGCGGATCCGGCACGAGCAGGAGGTCCTGGGCCACCTCGCCGGTATCCCGGGAGTGCCCCGGCTGGCCGCCACCCAGTCGCGCCAGACGCTGATCCTGAAGGACGACGGAGGCACACCGCTGGATCGGGGGCGCCTGGCCGTACCCCTGCTGTTGAAAATCGCCGCGGACCTGGCGGTGACGCTGGCCGCCGTGCACCGTGCGGGCGTCGTCCATCGTGATGTCACCCCGGCCAATGTGGTGCTCGCCGGACGTTCGGTGCTGATCGATTTCGATCTGGCGCTGCTCGGGCGGCCGGAGGCCGACGAGCCGGACGGGCCGGTCGGCACGCTCGGCTATCTCGCGCCGGAGCAGACCGGGCGGATCGGGCCGGCCGTCGACTCGCGGGCGGATCTGTACGGGCTCGGCGCCACCCTGTACACGCTGGCCGTCGGCGAACCGCCGTTCACCGGCGACGATCCCCTGGAGTTGGTCCGGGACACCCTGGTCCGGCCGCCGGTGCCGGTGGCGCAGCGGCGATCCGGGCTGCCGCCCCGGTTCAGCGAGATCATCATGCGGCTGCTGGAGAAGGATCCGGGGCGCCGCTACCAGAGCGCCGACGGGCTCGCCCACGACCTGACGCGCTGCCGGACCGGCCCGGACACCGGCTGGGAGCTCGGCGAACGGGACTTCCCGGCCTTCCTCGAACCGCCGTCCGAACTGATCGGTCGGGAACCGGAGATCGGCGCGCTGACCGCGGCGCTCGACGGGGCGATGCGTGACGGAGCGCCGGCCGTGCTGATCAGCGGGCCGCCCGGGATCGGCAAGACCGCACTGGCCCGCTGCCTGCGGCCGGTGATCACGGCACGCGGCGGATGGTTCGCCGACGGGCGGTTCGATCAGTTCCGGACCGGTACCGACACCGCCGGGATCACCCGAGCGCTGCGGGCCCTGACCCGGTTGCTGCTCGCCGCGCCGGAACCGGAGGTGGCCGACGCCCGGCAGCGGATCCTGGCCGCGCTCGGCGCGAACGTCTCGATAGCCCGCGCCGCCATCCCGGAGATGACCGACCTGCTCGGCACCGGCGACCGGCCACCACCGGGCGACCCGGTGACCGCCCGGGCCCGGACCAGCGCGACCGCGGTCACCCTGCTGCGGGCGTTCGCCGAACGGCACCGGATCGTCTTCGTCCTCGACGACCTGCAATGGGCGAGCAGCGGGTCGCTGCACGTCCTGGACGCGATCCTGGCCGACGGGCCGATTCCCGGGCTGCTGATGGTCCTCGCCTACCGGGACGGCCTACCGGTCGACCGCTGGCTGCGGGCGGGCACCGCCGCGCCGCCGATCCGGGTCGGCGGTCTCGGCCCCCGCGACACGGCGGCGCTCGTGGCGACGGTGCTGCGGATGCCACCGGAGTCGGCGGCCGGCCTCAGCGCCCTGGTCCGGGCGGGTAGCGACGGCAGTCCCTACGCGACAGTCGAACTGCTCAACGCCCTGCGGGCGGACGGCCTGCTGCGACCGTCCGACGAGGGCTGGCGGTGGGACGACACGGAGGTACGGGCCTTCGTCTCCCGTCACCAGCTGGCCCAGCTACCCGGCCGCCGTCTGGCGCAGCAGGCCCCCGGAGGCCGCCGCCGGTACGCCGCGCTGGCCTGTCTCGGCGGCGAGGTCACCGTCGGGCTGCTGGCCGTCGCCACCGGCACACCCGAGGCCGACCTGGAGCGGCACGTGGACCGGGCGGTCTCCGACGGTTTCGTGCTGCGGGCCGGGGACAGTGTCCGGTTCCGGTACGACCTGGTGCTCCAGGCGGCCCGGGAATGTCTGCCGGACACCGAGCGGGAGCACCTGCAACTGTCCATGGCCCGCCGGCTGGCCGCCGACTTCCCACAGGCGGCGGCCGAGCAGTATCTGGCCGCCGCCGCCCTGGTGGAGAGCCCCGCCGAGCGCCGGGCCGCGGCCGCCCTGTTGCACGACGCCGCCCGCCGGACCATCCGGCTGACCAACTATCCGATCGCCGTCGACCTGCTCGACGCGGCCGAACGGCTGCTGGCCGGCGCCGGCGACGACCGGGCCCGCGACGCCGTCGCCCTGGACCGGCACCTCACCTACTACTGTCTCGGCCGGCTCGACGACGCCGACCTCGTCTACCGGGAGCTGGCCGGACGGTCCCCGGACCTGGTCACCCTGACCGAGGCCACCGCGATCCAGATCAACGTGATGAGCCAGCGCAATCAGATCCCGGCCGCGTACGCCCTGGGCCTGGACGTGCTGAGCCGGTTCGGCATCGAGCCCCCGGACGACCCGGAACCCGTCCTGCGGCGCGAGGTCGGGATCCTGCGGGACGGGCTCGGTGACCTGGAACACGCGGCCGAGACCACCGTCCCGTGGGTGCTGGCGGCCGGGCGGCTGATCAACCGGCTGCTCGTGCCCGCCTACCTGCTCGGACCGATCGAACACTCGTGGATGCTGCTGCAGGCGTACCGGCTGTGGCGGACCGAAGGGGTGTGCCCGCCGGTGATCGGTGCCGCCGGTTCGGTGATCTGCGCGACCATCTCGCTGTTCGACGACTACCGCACCGGCTACCGGCTGAGCCGGCACGTCGTCACGGTCGGTCGGGAACACGGGTGGCCGGCCGAGACGGCGATCGCCCGGTACATGTACGTGTGCCTGGCCGCGCACTGGTTCGAACCGCTGGAGGACCTCGTCGAACCGGCTCAGGCGAACCGCGACGCCCTACTCGCCGCCGGTGACGTCCAGGTCGCCGGGCTGCTCAGTGCCCGGCTGGCGGCCATCGTGCTGGACACCGCCGACGCGCTGGAGACGGTCGCCGAGGAGATCGCCACCGGGCTCGGCGTGGCCGAGCGGACCGGCAACCGCATCGCGGTCTTCAGCCTCACCTCATACCGCGATCTGGTACGGGCGGCGCGCGGCCAGGAACCGGTCGACGAGGAGCCGATCCTCACCTATCCACCGGCGACCGCCGCCCACCACGTCAATCGCGCGCTCGGTGCGCTGTTCCGGCAGGACGACACGGCCCTGGCCGAACACGCCGCCGCGGCCATGCAACTCAGCGAGGCGATCCGTGGCTTCTACGCGTCCGCGCTGGCCCGGGTGCTGCACTGCCTGAGCCTGGCCACCCGGCTGCGCGACGGCGACACCGGGGTGACGGACGAGCTCACCGACACCCGGGACTGGCTGGCCCGCCGGTCCGCCGACGCGCCCCGCAACTTCCGGCCCCTGCTGCATCTGGTCGACGCCGAACGGGCCTGGGCGCGCGGCGACCCGGACAGCGCCGCCCGGCACTTCGACGCCGGCCTGCACGAGGTGGCCGGCCGACCCTGGCACCGGGCCGTCCTCGCCGAACGGGCCGCCCGCTTCCACCTCGAACGAGGACTCACCCACACCGCGCACCGGCTGCTCGCCGAGGCCCGGGACACCTATCGGGCGTGGGGCGCCGCCGCGCCGGCCGACCGGTTGGAGTCCTGGTACCCGTTCCTGCGAGCCACCGAGATCACCGCGTCCGGCAGCGCCTCCGGGGCCGACCGGATCGACCTGATGGCCATCCTGCGGGCCTCCCGGGCGCTGAACTCGGCGACCTCGCTGGCCGGGTTGGAGGAACAGGTCGGTGACGTGCTCAGCGCGATGACCGGCGCCACCCACGTGCGTCTGGCCGGGCCGTCCGGAGCCGGGTTCGACTCGGCTCTGCGCTATGTCCGGCGCACCCGTCGACCGCTGCTGGTCGCCGACGCCTGTGTGGACGATCGGTTCGCGCGGGACCCGCACCTGGCCGGGCTGGAAGCCTGCGCGCTGCTCGCGGTGCCGGTCCCGAGCCGGGACGCCGACGGTGCCGTGCTCGTCCTGGAGAACCATCGGCAGGGCGGCGTCTTCTCCACCGACCGGCTGGAGGCGGTCCGGCTGATCGCCGGGCAGCTCGCCGTGGCACTGGACAACGCGCTGCTCTACGACTCGCTGGAGGACACCGTACGGGCCCGGACCGCCGACCTGGAAGCCGCCAACCAGCTCAAGGCCGACCTGATCGGCATGCTCGGGCACGAGATCAACAACCCGCTCGCGATGATCCTCGGCAACCTCGACCTGACCCTGTCCGAGGAGGAGCTGCCGGACGAGGTCCGCGACGTCATCACCCGGGTGCACCGCACCACCGAGCGGCTCGCCACCATCGTCCAGGAGGTGCTCGACCTGGTCAGCGTGGACGCCGGACGACTCACCGCGACACCCGCCCCGGTACCGGTGGCCGACCACATCGAGGCCGCGCTGACCGCGACCGCCACCGGCCCGGTGCCGGTGACCTGCCCGCGCGATCTGATCGCCATGGTGCAGCCGAGCCACCTCGACCAGATCCTCACCAACCTGATCAGCAACGCGGCCAAGTACGGCGGAGGCGCCAGCGAGGTGGTCGCCCGGGGCGGCGGGTCGACGGTCACCATCGAGATCCACGACCAGGGGCCGGGCGTGCCACCGGAGTTCCGGGGACGGCTCTTCGACAGGTTCGCCCGGGCCTCGGCCACCGCGGCGAAGGTGGCCGGCACCGGGCTGGGCCTCTACATCGTGCGCGAGCTGGCCCGAGCCAACAACGGCGACGTCGAGTACCACCCGGGCGCCCACGGCGGCTCCACGTTCACCGTCCGGCTGCGACCCCTTCCGCACTAG
- a CDS encoding ATP-dependent Clp protease proteolytic subunit — MPLYPHQPHHRPEWPPPQLPPAGPGLPGWLEERLFDQRIVMMRGHLSAETATGIAAALLTLDSAGPEVVHLHVSSPGGDLSAALSVVDVLDALAAPVHALVTAEAGGAALAVLAAADQRAAYRHARFKLVEPRAAGVTGTADEVAAAAGQHLRELEEVLVRLAEITGQPRSRVENDLSAGRTLSAAEALEYGLIHEVVAPKKNGPR; from the coding sequence ATGCCCCTGTATCCACACCAGCCGCATCACCGACCCGAGTGGCCGCCGCCGCAGCTGCCACCGGCCGGCCCCGGCCTGCCCGGCTGGCTGGAGGAGCGGCTCTTCGACCAGCGGATCGTGATGATGCGCGGGCATCTCAGCGCGGAGACCGCGACCGGGATCGCGGCGGCGCTGCTCACCCTCGACTCGGCCGGGCCGGAGGTGGTTCACCTGCACGTGTCGAGTCCGGGCGGTGATCTCAGCGCCGCGTTGTCGGTGGTCGACGTGCTCGACGCGCTGGCCGCTCCGGTGCACGCGCTGGTCACCGCGGAGGCGGGCGGGGCGGCGCTGGCCGTGCTGGCCGCGGCGGATCAGCGGGCGGCGTACCGTCACGCGCGTTTCAAACTCGTCGAACCGCGCGCCGCGGGGGTGACCGGGACCGCCGACGAGGTCGCGGCCGCCGCCGGGCAGCATCTGCGCGAGCTTGAGGAGGTGCTGGTTCGGCTGGCCGAGATCACCGGTCAGCCGCGCAGCCGGGTCGAGAACGATCTGTCCGCGGGCCGCACCCTGAGCGCGGCCGAGGCCTTGGAGTACGGCCTGATCCACGAGGTGGTGGCCCCGAAGAAGAACGGGCCCCGGTGA
- a CDS encoding transglycosylase SLT domain-containing protein has translation MRKINIVAAVTVLVVAAGCGLAGADEEKQAAAPVAVTTSEPTVEPTVEEEPTPEPVKPSPSKTKASKKPAVKPTEDPFNMQLPPCADYVGKAVTRAKAKVALNAAATKVYWPGSAPTLRVPADLIRSVAWHESGWVSNIRNCDGGYGLMQVMPDTEDFVNQRFEKNYDSDDYKQNAIIGANYLAWLTKYFGEKYFAEKYDLSTAKCKTDASPCLLNLVINGYNMGPGSTEETYLASKKLSNPDYVHLIRANMRECDCDRF, from the coding sequence ATGCGCAAGATCAACATTGTGGCCGCGGTGACGGTTCTGGTGGTGGCCGCGGGATGTGGTCTGGCCGGGGCGGACGAGGAGAAGCAGGCAGCCGCGCCGGTGGCGGTGACGACCAGCGAGCCGACGGTCGAGCCGACTGTGGAAGAGGAGCCGACGCCGGAGCCGGTGAAGCCGTCGCCCTCGAAGACGAAGGCGTCCAAGAAGCCGGCCGTGAAGCCGACCGAGGACCCGTTCAACATGCAGCTCCCGCCGTGCGCGGACTACGTGGGTAAAGCGGTGACCCGGGCGAAGGCGAAGGTGGCCCTGAACGCGGCGGCGACGAAGGTGTACTGGCCGGGTTCGGCGCCGACGCTGCGGGTGCCGGCCGATCTGATCCGGTCGGTGGCGTGGCACGAGAGCGGCTGGGTGTCGAACATCCGCAACTGTGACGGTGGCTACGGTCTGATGCAGGTGATGCCGGACACCGAGGATTTCGTCAACCAGCGGTTCGAGAAGAACTACGACTCCGATGACTACAAGCAGAACGCGATCATCGGCGCCAACTACCTGGCCTGGCTGACCAAGTACTTCGGTGAGAAGTATTTCGCCGAGAAGTACGACCTGAGCACCGCCAAGTGCAAGACCGACGCGTCGCCGTGCCTGCTGAACCTGGTGATCAACGGGTACAACATGGGTCCGGGGTCGACCGAGGAGACGTACCTGGCGAGTAAGAAGCTGTCGAACCCGGATTACGTGCACCTGATCCGGGCGAACATGCGCGAGTGCGACTGCGACCGGTTCTGA